CTATATGTTGTCGAGAGATACAAAGTCACTCAAGACGGTGCTATTCGTATTCTTTTCGTTACTTAACAGCCCAAAGAATGGCAAGACATAGAGATATTTGGACTAAGGATCTAAaatttagcatatgtcccaattatatccaaaactttttttatctcataaaaaaactgtAATTTTTACTTTCATCCAAATTCTACCACTGTTAGCCtccatccataatcaccattagttaatcttacgttGTATTTCCatgtcgttaatgaattacaccttaGTAGAGTTGATATGAAAAAACCCTCGAACTTTTCTTCTGTTGTTTGCTTCCCTACATATTGCTGGGAAATACAGAGTTACTATGACAACGGTTTTCGTACTCTTTTCGGCACTCAACAGCCTAAAAAATTGCTAAATATGGAGATCTTTGGACGAATAATCTAAAAtcttgtcattcttaaaacctagtatttataaattttgaagattagtTAGTAAGttcgaagagaaaattcgagctaATTAGCTAACAATGATTTTGGATGGAAGGttgacggtggtagaattgtgATAAAAGTAAGGATTTTTCTTGAGACAACAAAAGtttcggatataattgggatagatgctaaagaagttaaggatttttcttggtattagaTCGGCATAATTgatacaaaagtaaaagttgagggatTTTTTAtagaataaaattttaaatataattttcataaatattaaaattagagtttttttttttttggtattaggccCTTGTTTCTCTCAATTCTTAAATCGTACGACTCAATTGGACCCTACTATAGTTCTTTGTAGAATGATGCAAACCAAAGTACGAATTGGATAAAGAATCCGGTCAACAGTGACTGAGCATGTTTGATTCAGGCTAGTTTGGTCCTTTTGGACCGAACGGCCACGCTCGTGGCCACTTTTGAAGATCTGGCCCCTACCCTTGTCTTTACTTTACCTTGGCTTCAAAGTCTTCCTTCCTTCACCATCTCCacttcttctgctgctgcttcttcttcttcttcttcttcatcacctaCTTCAGCATCACACCCTCCCAACACCCACTTGCGCACAGCTCAAGCTCAAAGCTTTTTCACTCGCTCGACAATGGCGGCTCACACGTCACACCCCAACCCACGACTCCCACTCCGGAGCCTCAACCCGCCGAGCAAGCACAAGCCCACCAATTCCTCCCCATTCTCGCTCTCCCGCTTCCTCTTCAAGGCTCTCTTcctcgtcttcctcctcctcgccgTCCCTCTCTTCCCTTCTCAAGCTCCCGCCTTTCTCGACCACCGGGTCTTCACCGAGTTCTGGGagctcctccacctcctcttcATCGGCGTCGCCGTGTCGTACGGCCTGTTCAGCCGCAGGAACCTGGACGGCGACGACGAGCCCGAGAATGCCGAGAGGCACGCATCGTGGAGCGCGTCGCGCGTGCGCGATTTCTTGCCCATTTTCGAAGACGGGTATGAGTTCTCCTGCGGGTCCGACGGGAAGATTCAGAGACCGGTGCAGGATGCGTGGAAATGCGACTCTGCGCACTACTCTCAAGGTGAGTCCGAGATTGCTTTCAGTGACGAATGTGATTTTGCTAATGAGAAACAGATAAACGTTAGATCTTTGAGCTCTGAGAATGGTGGTAATGTGGTTAGTAGCTGGAGTTCTCAGTGTTTTCAGTGTGAGCCCATGGTTGTGGTGGCTCAGCCAAACTTTAATCTTGGTGATGAATATTGCAAGCCCTTGGGATTGCCTGTTAGGAGTCTGAGATCACGAACTGGGGAGGGTAGTAGGCGAAAATCGAGAAATGGAGGTGGATCTGGTCCTGTTTCTGGTTCAGGGCACTCTTCAATTAGCTTCGATAGCCGTATCAATGGGGATTTTGGTGAAGTGGGTCCGGTTAATTTGGAGAAGAAGTTTGAGGGAACTGTGCCTGTCCCTTCGGATTCGTCAATACCGTGGCGGTCGAGGTCCGGGAGGACGGAGGTCAGAGATAGTTTTGGTAATGTTGGGAAGAACCTACATGCGAGGCATATCTCAGTTGAGGAGTCTCAGTCTAGGCATCACAGATCAAGGTCTTTAAGATCCAACGGGTCTTTAACTTCGCATACAGGttcagtgtcatcttccccttCACCTGACAAGCTCTCCTCACATTCCGCTTCTTTGGACTTGCCAAAAATGGAGGACCCTTGGAACAAGGAGGACCGATTCTGTTCTTCACTTGCCGCTGCGCCACTTGATGCTTACGGTTCACTGGATGTGTCTGGCCATGAGAAGGGCATGGGGAGAAACTTGACAGATAAAGATGGTTATGGTGAAGATGTAATACGTGGTTCGCCTGACATCAAAAGCACATTCTATTCATCTTCGATGAACAGGAAAGCTTCACCAGACATGTCGCATTCTCAGAAATACGAGAAGATTCTGCCCGAAAACTTAAATGATGAGCGGATGGATTTAAGCGAGAAGAGAAGTCAGAAATGTTCGAGTGATAAACTTCCAGCTCGTGGATCTCATTCCCGTAGCTATACTAGTATTGAAAAGTTAAATGATGAGCGGATGGATTTGAGCGAGAAGAAAATCGGGAATTCTCGG
This sequence is a window from Rhodamnia argentea isolate NSW1041297 chromosome 3, ASM2092103v1, whole genome shotgun sequence. Protein-coding genes within it:
- the LOC115726307 gene encoding uncharacterized protein LOC115726307 isoform X2, producing the protein MAAHTSHPNPRLPLRSLNPPSKHKPTNSSPFSLSRFLFKALFLVFLLLAVPLFPSQAPAFLDHRVFTEFWELLHLLFIGVAVSYGLFSRRNLDGDDEPENAERHASWSASRVRDFLPIFEDGYEFSCGSDGKIQRPVQDAWKCDSAHYSQGESEIAFSDECDFANEKQINVRSLSSENGGNVVSSWSSQCFQCEPMVVVAQPNFNLGDEYCKPLGLPVRSLRSRTGEGSRRKSRNGGGSGPVSGSGHSSISFDSRINGDFGEVGPVNLEKKFEGTVPVPSDSSIPWRSRSGRTEVRDSFGNVGKNLHARHISVEESQSRHHRSRSLRSNGSLTSHTGSVSSSPSPDKLSSHSASLDLPKMEDPWNKEDRFCSSLAAAPLDAYGSLDVSGHEKGMGRNLTDKDGYGEDVIRGSPDIKSTFYSSSMNRKASPDMSHSQKYEKILPENLNDERMDLSEKRSQKCSSDKLPARGSHSRSYTSIEKLNDERMDLGEKSSQEFSGGKLPPRGSHSRSYTTIDPFLDGDGQRKLMGDYEDLGQISRENLSHRRGLPQGSLKLDVKPRDKNIKGMLRGKSVRTFRASRRTETVDKFEENCRNFIDDKVGMMHEKSDQFHLTKEGNKTEGSHSCFGSAGEPSLGNSSPVLQQGFADCANGENNHCENKRANSGEEWMAEAENPRRTSDEEAVSGSFSDMGTEANEVDKKAGEFIAKFREQIRLQKMASIDGSVSIDISEDDYR
- the LOC115726307 gene encoding uncharacterized protein LOC115726307 isoform X3 translates to MAAHTSHPNPRLPLRSLNPPSKHKPTNSSPFSLSRFLFKALFLVFLLLAVPLFPSQAPAFLDHRVFTEFWELLHLLFIGVAVSYGLFSRRNLDGDDEPENAERHASWSASRVRDFLPIFEDGYEFSCGSDGKIQRPVQDAWKCDSAHYSQGESEIAFSDECDFANEKQINVRSLSSENGGNVVSSWSSQCFQCEPMVVVAQPNFNLGDEYCKPLGLPVRSLRSRTGEGSRRKSRNGGGSGPVSGSGHSSISFDSRINGDFGEVGPVNLEKKFEGTVPVPSDSSIPWRSRSGRTEVRDSFGNVGKNLHARHISVEESQSRHHRSRSLRSNGSLTSHTGSVSSSPSPDKLSSHSASLDLPKMEDPWNKEDRFCSSLAAAPLDAYGSLDVSGHEKGMGRNLTDKDGYGEDVIRGSPDIKSTFYSSSMNRKASPDMSHSQKYEKILPENLNDERMDLSEKRSQKCSSDKLPARGSHSRSYTSIEKLNDERMDLGEKSSQEFSGGKLPPRGSHSRSYTTIDPFLDGDGQRKLMGDYEDLGQISRENLSHRRGLPQGSLKLDVKPRDKNIKGMLRGKSVRTFRASRRTETVDKFEENCRNFIDDKVGMMHEKSDQFHLTKEGNKTEGSHSCFGSAGEPSLGNSSPVLQQGFADCANGENNHCENKRANSGEEWMAEAENPRRTSDEEAVSGSFSDMGTEANEVDKKAGEFIAKFREQIRLQKMASIDGSVSIDISEDDYR
- the LOC115726307 gene encoding uncharacterized protein LOC115726307 isoform X4: MAAHTSHPNPRLPLRSLNPPSKHKPTNSSPFSLSRFLFKALFLVFLLLAVPLFPSQAPAFLDHRVFTEFWELLHLLFIGVAVSYGLFSRRNLDGDDEPENAERHASWSASRVRDFLPIFEDGYEFSCGSDGKIQRPVQDAWKCDSAHYSQGESEIAFSDECDFANEKQINVRSLSSENGGNVVSSWSSQCFQCEPMVVVAQPNFNLGDEYCKPLGLPVRSLRSRTGEGSRRKSRNGGGSGPVSGSGHSSISFDSRINGDFGEVGPVNLEKKFEGTVPVPSDSSIPWRSRSGRTEVRDSFGNVGKNLHARHISVEESQSRHHRSRSLRSNGSLTSHTGSVSSSPSPDKLSSHSASLDLPKMEDPWNKEDRFCSSLAAAPLDAYGSLDVSGHEKGMGRNLTDKDGYGEDVIRGSPDIKSTFYSSSMNRKASPDMSHSQKYEKILPEKLNGEQMDLGEKSSQEFSGGKLPPRGSHSRSYTTIDPFLDGDGQRKLMGDYEDLGQISRENLSHRRGLPQGSLKLDVKPRDKNIKGMLRGKSVRTFRASRRTETVDKFEENCRNFIDDKVGMMHEKSDQFHLTKEGNKTEGSHSCFGSAGEPSLGNSSPVLQQGFADCANGENNHCENKRANSGEEWMAEAENPRRTSDEEAVSGSFSDMGTEANEVDKKAGEFIAKFREQIRLQKMASIDGSVSIDISEDDYR
- the LOC115726307 gene encoding uncharacterized protein LOC115726307 isoform X1, producing the protein MAAHTSHPNPRLPLRSLNPPSKHKPTNSSPFSLSRFLFKALFLVFLLLAVPLFPSQAPAFLDHRVFTEFWELLHLLFIGVAVSYGLFSRRNLDGDDEPENAERHASWSASRVRDFLPIFEDGYEFSCGSDGKIQRPVQDAWKCDSAHYSQGESEIAFSDECDFANEKQINVRSLSSENGGNVVSSWSSQCFQCEPMVVVAQPNFNLGDEYCKPLGLPVRSLRSRTGEGSRRKSRNGGGSGPVSGSGHSSISFDSRINGDFGEVGPVNLEKKFEGTVPVPSDSSIPWRSRSGRTEVRDSFGNVGKNLHARHISVEESQSRHHRSRSLRSNGSLTSHTGSVSSSPSPDKLSSHSASLDLPKMEDPWNKEDRFCSSLAAAPLDAYGSLDVSGHEKGMGRNLTDKDGYGEDVIRGSPDIKSTFYSSSMNRKASPDMSHSQKYEKILPENLNDERMDLSEKRSQEFSGDKLPPRGSHSRSYTSIEKFNDEQMDFSKKRYEEFLGGNLPPLGSHSRSYTAIKKLNGEQMDLGEKSSQEFSGGKLPPRGSHSRSYTTIDPFLDGDGQRKLMGDYEDLGQISRENLSHRRGLPQGSLKLDVKPRDKNIKGMLRGKSVRTFRASRRTETVDKFEENCRNFIDDKVGMMHEKSDQFHLTKEGNKTEGSHSCFGSAGEPSLGNSSPVLQQGFADCANGENNHCENKRANSGEEWMAEAENPRRTSDEEAVSGSFSDMGTEANEVDKKAGEFIAKFREQIRLQKMASIDGSVSIDISEDDYR